A genomic segment from Daphnia carinata strain CSIRO-1 chromosome 1, CSIRO_AGI_Dcar_HiC_V3, whole genome shotgun sequence encodes:
- the LOC130701583 gene encoding voltage-dependent anion-selective channel-like, producing NLETGVQLAWTAGSNATRFGIGCKYQLDNDSAVRAKINNASQLGLGYQQKLRQGVTITLSSMVDLKNFNQGGHKIGMALELEA from the exons AATCTAGAAACAGGTGTCCAACTTGCCTGGACTGCCGGTTCAAATGCCACCCGATTCGGTATTGGTTGCAAGTACCAGTTAGATAACGACAGTGCAGTCCGCGCCAAGATCAATAACGCTTCCCAGCTTGGCCTTGGCTATCAGCAAAAACTCCGCCAGG GTGTTACCATTACCCTATCGTCAATGGTTGATCTGAAAAACTTCAACCAAGGAGGTCACAAAATTGGTATGGCGCTGGAATTGGAAGCCTAA